CCCGTCGTCATCCGCATCCCGTACGGCGGCGGCATCGGTGCGGTCGAGCACCACTCCGAGTCCCCCGAGGCGCTCTTCGCGCACGTGGCGGGCCTGAAGGTGGTCTCCCCTTCGAACGCGGGCGACGCCTACTGGATGATGCAGCAGGCCATCCACAGCGACGACCCGGTGATCTTCTTCGAGCCGAAGCGGCGCTACTGGGACAAGTCCGAGGTGAACCGCGAGGCCATCCCCGGTCCGCTGCACAAGGCGCGGGTGGTCCGCGAGGGCACCGATCTGACGCTGGCGGCGTACGGGCCGATGGTGAAGGTCTGCCAGGAGGCCGCGGCGGCAGCCCAGGAAGAGGGCAAGTCCCTCGAGGTGCTGGACCTGCGGTCGATGTCCCCGATCGACTTCGACGCCGTCCAGGCCTCGGTCGAGAAGACCCGCCGCCTGGTCGTGGTGCACGAGGCGCCGGTGTTCCTCGGGACGGGCGCGGAGATCGCGGCCCGGATCACGGAGCGGAGCTTCTACCACCTGGAGGCACCGGTGCTGCGGGTCGGCGGCTATCACGCCCCGTATCCGCCGGCCCGCCTGGAGGACGAGTACCTGCCGGGCCTGGACCGGGTGCTCGACGCCGTCGACCGCTCGCTGGCGTACTGAGGAGAAGGTCGTGACGACGATGACGGAAACGGCCTCGGGGCTGAGCGAGTTCAAGATGCCCGACGTGGGCGAGGGCCTGACCGAGGCGGAGATCCTCAAGTGGTACGTCCAGCCCGGTGACACGGTGACCGACGGGCAGGTGGTCTGCGAGGTCGAGACCGCCAAGGCCGCCGTCGAGCTGCCGATCCCCTACGACGGGGTGGTGCACGAGCTGCGCTTCCCCGAGGGGACGACGGTGGACGTCGGCCAGGTGATCATCGCGGTGCGGGTGGGCGGTGGGGACGGCTCGGCCGCCGGGGCGGCTGCGCCCGCTGACACCGCTGCCCCCGCCTCAGCCGGTCCGCCTGCTTCGACCGCCTCGACCGCCTCGACCGAGGCTCCGGCCGCGGTGACTCCGGCCGAGGCACCGGCTGCGACGGCATCCGCGGAGGCCGAGCCCGCGCCGGAGGGCCGCAAGCCGGTTCTCGTCGGGTACGGGGTCTCGGTGGCCTCCACCAAGCGCCGTCCCCGCAGAGGGGTGCCGGCCCGGCAGCCGGAAGCCGCCGCCGCGGCCGAGGCGGTCCAGAACGAGCTGAACGGACACGCGGCTCCGGCGGCCCGTCCGCTGGCCAAGCCTCCGGTGCGCAAGCTGGCCAAGGACCTCGGGGTCGATCTGGCGGCGGTCACGCCCTCAGGCCCGGACGGGATCATCACCCGCGAGGACGTGCACGCGGCGGTGGCCCCCGCAGCCGCCCCCGCCCCGGCCGCGACTACGGCCTCCGTCCGGGAGCCCGCGGTCACCGCGGCGCCCGCGCCGGCATCGGAGGCCCCGGCGGGCGCTCCGGCCGCGCCCCCGCTCGCCCCCCTCGCCCCGTCCGTCTCGTACGACGGCGTGCGCGAGACCCGGGTCCCGGTCAAGGGGGTCCGCAAGGCGATCGCCGCCGCGATGGTCGGGTCGGCGTTCACCGCGCCGCATGTCACCGAGTTCGTCACGGTCGACGTGACGCGCACGCTGAAGCTGGTCGAGGAGCTCAAGCAGGAGAAGGACATGCAGGGGCTGCGGGTGAACCCGCTGCTGCTGATCTCCAAGGCCCTGCTGGTCGCCATCAAGCGCCATCCGGACGTCAACGCCTCCTGGGACGAGGCCAACCAGGAGATCGTGCGGAAGCACTATGTGAACCTGGGCATCGCGGCGGCCACCCCGCGTGGCCTGATCGTCCCGAACATCAAGGACGCCCACGCCAAGACGCTTCCGCAGCTCGCCGAGGCGCTGGGTGAGCTGGTGGGGACGGCTCGTGAGGGGCGTACCTCGCCGGCGGCCATGCAGGGCGGGACGGTGACGATCACGAACGTCGGGGTGTTCGGGGTCGACACGGGTACGCCGATCCTCAACCCCGGTGAGTCGGCGATCCTCGCCGTCGGGTCCATCAAGCCGCAGCCGTGGGTGCACAAGGGGAAGGTCAGGGTCCGGCAGGTCACGACCCTCGCGCTGTCCTTCGACCATCGGCTGGTCGACGGGGAGCTGGGCTCCAAGGTGCTGGCCGATGTGGCGGCGATCCTGGAGCGGCCGAAGCGGTTGATCACCTGGGGGTAGGGCTCGGGCGCGCGGCGGGGGCCGGTCGCGCCGTTCCCCGCGCCCCTGAGAGCGAAGAGCAAAAGACTGCGCCGTTCCCCGCGCCCCCGAGAAGGGGCGCGGGGAACGGCGCAGTCGGTTGAGCTGAGCTGGTTACCTGGCGAAGCCGTAGTTCATGAGCTTCTTCGCGTCCGACTCGCGCGCCGAGATGGACGTCGAGGCGAGGACCGTCCCGACGACCGTCTTGCCGTTGCGGGTCGCGGCGAAGACCAGGCAGTACTTGGCCTCCGGACCGGAACCGGTTTTCACACCGATCGTGCCGGAGTAGCTGCTCAGCAGACCGTTGGTGTTGGTCCACGGAGCCATCGTGCGGGTGCTGCCGGTCTTCGTGATGGTCTTGGCCGTGTACTTCTTCGTCTTGACGATCGCGCGGAAGTTGGCGCTCTTCAGCGCGCTCCTGGTGATCTTCGTGAGGTCACGCGGCGTCGAGTAGTTCGAGCCGTTGCCGATGCCGTCGAACGAGTCGAACTTCGTGTTCGTCAGACCGAGGTCCCTGGCCTGCTTGTTCATCTTGCCGATGAACGACTTCACCCGGGCGGCACGCGTGGAGCCGGAACCGAACTTGTCGGCGAGGGCGTACGCCGCGTCACAGCCGGACGGCAGCATGAGGCCGTACAGCAGCTGGCGGACGGTGACCTTGTCGCCGACGATGAGGCGGGCCGAGGAGGCGGTGTTGCGGACGATGTAGTCGCTGTACGCCTTCTGGATGGTGACCTTGGCGTCCAGGTTGAGGTTCGGCTGGGCCAGGACGACCTTGGCGGTCATGATCTTCGTCGTGGAGCCGGTGGAGCGGCGGGTGTCCGCTGCCTTGGTGTAGAGCGACGAGCCAGTGCCGCTGTTCATCACGAAACCGCCCTTGGCGGCGATCGTGGGCTTCGTGAGGGCCTGCGCGGGCGCCGTGCCGAGAGCACCGGTCGCGAGCACGGCGCCGGTGGTGAGGACC
This sequence is a window from Streptomyces ortus. Protein-coding genes within it:
- a CDS encoding alpha-ketoacid dehydrogenase subunit beta produces the protein MTAEKMALAKAINESLRTALDSDPKVLIMGEDVGKLGGVFRVTDGLQKDFGEDRVIDTPLAESGIVGTAIGLALRGYRPVVEIQFDGFVFPAYDQIVTQLAKMHARALGKIKLPVVIRIPYGGGIGAVEHHSESPEALFAHVAGLKVVSPSNAGDAYWMMQQAIHSDDPVIFFEPKRRYWDKSEVNREAIPGPLHKARVVREGTDLTLAAYGPMVKVCQEAAAAAQEEGKSLEVLDLRSMSPIDFDAVQASVEKTRRLVVVHEAPVFLGTGAEIAARITERSFYHLEAPVLRVGGYHAPYPPARLEDEYLPGLDRVLDAVDRSLAY
- a CDS encoding dihydrolipoamide acetyltransferase family protein, which produces MTTMTETASGLSEFKMPDVGEGLTEAEILKWYVQPGDTVTDGQVVCEVETAKAAVELPIPYDGVVHELRFPEGTTVDVGQVIIAVRVGGGDGSAAGAAAPADTAAPASAGPPASTASTASTEAPAAVTPAEAPAATASAEAEPAPEGRKPVLVGYGVSVASTKRRPRRGVPARQPEAAAAAEAVQNELNGHAAPAARPLAKPPVRKLAKDLGVDLAAVTPSGPDGIITREDVHAAVAPAAAPAPAATTASVREPAVTAAPAPASEAPAGAPAAPPLAPLAPSVSYDGVRETRVPVKGVRKAIAAAMVGSAFTAPHVTEFVTVDVTRTLKLVEELKQEKDMQGLRVNPLLLISKALLVAIKRHPDVNASWDEANQEIVRKHYVNLGIAAATPRGLIVPNIKDAHAKTLPQLAEALGELVGTAREGRTSPAAMQGGTVTITNVGVFGVDTGTPILNPGESAILAVGSIKPQPWVHKGKVRVRQVTTLALSFDHRLVDGELGSKVLADVAAILERPKRLITWG
- a CDS encoding D-alanyl-D-alanine carboxypeptidase family protein, translated to MRVRRAAGVVLTTGAVLATGALGTAPAQALTKPTIAAKGGFVMNSGTGSSLYTKAADTRRSTGSTTKIMTAKVVLAQPNLNLDAKVTIQKAYSDYIVRNTASSARLIVGDKVTVRQLLYGLMLPSGCDAAYALADKFGSGSTRAARVKSFIGKMNKQARDLGLTNTKFDSFDGIGNGSNYSTPRDLTKITRSALKSANFRAIVKTKKYTAKTITKTGSTRTMAPWTNTNGLLSSYSGTIGVKTGSGPEAKYCLVFAATRNGKTVVGTVLASTSISARESDAKKLMNYGFAR